In Danaus plexippus chromosome 14, MEX_DaPlex, whole genome shotgun sequence, a single genomic region encodes these proteins:
- the LOC116769605 gene encoding MORN repeat-containing protein 5-like isoform X1: MSIIKSRDSVLGSKRGSQWEDLMRKFSEAHREECKSVSLDIPRVPRSMKDFPTGSQYEGSWDLLGMSGYGVYKYSNGVIYEGEFEDGMFHGKGDLKYPSGDIVRGTWKNGQLVERKLIFADGLEFSETDWMYCRMPDRRFTIEYDLGIQPSGESFMTAEQPPREIPYGYYDTGDGFYDPATKVVFSVDNISTIIRSPSEREQKWIIENCRTNPEVPLGPRKDLYEEWLEPKISLPLMPSPASESRGASISTRPSTFDSERETLDEDGYSIRWRSRMSSFRWNQRPYIKFDINETI, from the exons ATGTCGATAATAAAATCAAGAGATTCAGT GCTGGGAAGTAAAAGAGGTTCTCAATGGGAGGATTTAATGAGAAAGTTCTCAGAGGCTCATAGAGAAGAATGCAA GTCGGTGTCTTTAGACATTCCACGGGTTCCTCGTTCTATGAAGGACTTCCCGACCGGCTCACAGTACGAGGGCTCCTGGGACTTGCTAGGAATGAGCGGATACGGGGTTTATAAATACTCTAACG GAGTTATATACGAGGGAGAGTTCGAGGATGGGATGTTCCATGGGAAGGGTGACCTTAAATATCCTAGTGGTGATATCGTTCGTGGCACTTGGAAGAACGGCCAGCTCGTTGAGAGGAAACTGATCTTCGCTGACGGCCTGGAGTTTAGCGAAACGGATTGGATGTACTGTAGAATGCCAGATAGAAG ATTCACGATAGAATATGATCTTGGTATTCAACCGAGTGGCGAGTCCTTCATGACGGCTGAACAGCCTCCTCGAGAAATACCATACGGGTACTATGATACCGGCGACGGTTTCTATGACCCAGCCACCAAAGTCGTATTCAGTGTTGACAACATTAGCACTATTATcag ATCGCCTTCGGAACGGGAACAGAAATGGATAATCGAGAATTGTCGCACCAATCCCGAAGTACCTTTGGGACCTAGGAAGGATCTTTACGAGGAATGGCTGGAACCGAAAATTAGCCTTCCATTGATGCCTTCACCAGCATCCGAATCAAGGGGCGCTTCAATATCAACAAGGCCGTCCACTTTTGACTCTGAACGCGAAACG CTTGACGAAGACGGCTACAGCATTCGTTGGCGGAGCAGAATGTCATCGTTTAGATGGAACCAACGCCCTTACATCAAATTTGACATTAACGAAacgatttga
- the LOC116769605 gene encoding MORN repeat-containing protein 5-like isoform X2, whose product MSIIKSRDSVLGSKRGSQWEDLMRKFSEAHREECKSVSLDIPRVPRSMKDFPTGSQYEGSWDLLGMSGYGVYKYSNGVIYEGEFEDGMFHGKGDLKYPSGDIVRGTWKNGQLVERKLIFADGLEFSETDWMYCRMPDRRFTIEYDLGIQPSGESFMTAEQPPREIPYGYYDTGDGFYDPATKVVFSVDNISTIIRSPSEREQKWIIENCRTNPEVPLGPRKDLYEEWLEPKISLPLMPSPASESRGASISTRPSTFDSERETEVAFKNIHESSTSSSDSEIELIKYF is encoded by the exons ATGTCGATAATAAAATCAAGAGATTCAGT GCTGGGAAGTAAAAGAGGTTCTCAATGGGAGGATTTAATGAGAAAGTTCTCAGAGGCTCATAGAGAAGAATGCAA GTCGGTGTCTTTAGACATTCCACGGGTTCCTCGTTCTATGAAGGACTTCCCGACCGGCTCACAGTACGAGGGCTCCTGGGACTTGCTAGGAATGAGCGGATACGGGGTTTATAAATACTCTAACG GAGTTATATACGAGGGAGAGTTCGAGGATGGGATGTTCCATGGGAAGGGTGACCTTAAATATCCTAGTGGTGATATCGTTCGTGGCACTTGGAAGAACGGCCAGCTCGTTGAGAGGAAACTGATCTTCGCTGACGGCCTGGAGTTTAGCGAAACGGATTGGATGTACTGTAGAATGCCAGATAGAAG ATTCACGATAGAATATGATCTTGGTATTCAACCGAGTGGCGAGTCCTTCATGACGGCTGAACAGCCTCCTCGAGAAATACCATACGGGTACTATGATACCGGCGACGGTTTCTATGACCCAGCCACCAAAGTCGTATTCAGTGTTGACAACATTAGCACTATTATcag ATCGCCTTCGGAACGGGAACAGAAATGGATAATCGAGAATTGTCGCACCAATCCCGAAGTACCTTTGGGACCTAGGAAGGATCTTTACGAGGAATGGCTGGAACCGAAAATTAGCCTTCCATTGATGCCTTCACCAGCATCCGAATCAAGGGGCGCTTCAATATCAACAAGGCCGTCCACTTTTGACTCTGAACGCGAAACG GAAGTggcgtttaaaaatatacacgaGTCTTCAACTAGCAGCAGTGACTCCGagattgaattaataaaatatttttaa
- the LOC116769814 gene encoding dnaJ homolog subfamily C member 21 translates to MKCHYEVLSVTKEASGSEIKKAYRKLALQWHPDKNLDNLQEAKEQFQLVQNAYEVLSDPQERAWYDNHREQLLRGAGSSYNDDSLDVYPYFSPSCYKGFGDDPQGFFAVYAEVFSKLASEEADFLEDPEEISKIPKFGVSTSPYEDVNEFYAFWMSFSTNKSYVWLDQYEISQGDNRRVIKLMEKENNKIRQKARKERNEEIRRLVSFVRRKDKRVIEHTKQLQEKVEENKKKAEQLRRKRIIERQKEIEEAKKKEGESSFLQSEDYQKKLSEIESLLAEEFGLSSDDDTISEGGMESSNEESSKTEEIVESYKKLLKNLYCSACNKIFKNVNSFENHENSRKHKENVASMTLGDDIPISEEGNDVEEAEADMMTKINGDADDGQNVANSTSDTEDNDIRETLSDDSDKIQALPKSQKKKKNKKKSFIPMPESEGNDSHDEMSFNEIEGPVRSRKAKKFNMLKSQIQAKKEANLKKGSQSQTSTENLYEVSSTTPTDDALADSVLPKDRPALPKTQRNIKGKKLFERKPLRPKASETEDSSSAVNLRCLICQTDFPSKNKLFEHLKKTGHSVALPQTSYTQKKGKKGNR, encoded by the exons ATGAAGTGTCACTACGAAGTATTGAGCGTGACGAAGGAGGCGAGCGGATCAGAAATCAAAAAGGCCTATCGCAAACTCGCCCTGCAGTGGCACCCTGACAAAAATCTAGACAATCTACAAGAAGCTAAAGAACAGTTTCAACTTGTACAGAATGCTTACGAAGTGCTCTCCGACCCTCAAGAAAGAGCCTG gtatgACAATCACCGCGAACAACTTTTACGTGGCGCAGGCAGTTCCTATAATGATGATAGTCTTGATGTTTACCCTTACTTTAGTCCGTCCTGCTATAAAGGCTTTGGTGATGATCCACAAGGATTTTTCGCTGTTTATGCAGAG gTTTTCTCCAAATTGGCCTCTGAAGAGGCAGATTTTTTGGAGGATCCCGAAGAGATCTCAAAGATTCCAAAATTTGGTGTATCAACATCACCTTATGAAGATGTTAATGAATTCTATGCGTTTTGGATGTCGTTTTCCACTAATAAGA GTTATGTGTGGTTAGATCAATATGAAATATCCCAAGGTGATAACCGCAGAGTTATCAAACTGATGGAAaaagagaataataaaatacggcAGAAGGCCCGCAAGGAAAGAAACGAAGAAATAAGACGCCTTGTTAGTTTCGTCCGTCGGAAGGATAAAAGAGTTATTGAACATACAAAACAACTTCAAGAGAAAGttgaggaaaataaaaagaag GCGGAACAACTTAGAAGGAAAAGAATAATTGAAAGACAGAAGGAAATAGAAGAAGCTAAGAAGAAAGAAGGAGAGTCTTCATTCTTACAAAGCGAAGACTATCAAAAGAAATTGAGCGAAATTGAATCTTTGTTGGCCGAAGAATTTGGTTTATCATCTGACGATGATACTATTAGTGAAGGGGGTATGGAGAGTAGCAACGAAGAAAGTTCCAAGACTGAGGAG ATTGTTGAAAGTTACAAAAAGTTACTCAAAAACTTATATTGCTCAGCttgtaataagatttttaaaaatgttaattcatTTGAAAATCACGAGAATAGTCGGAAACATAAGGAAAATGTTGCCAGCATGACATTAGGAGATGATATTCCCATTTCTGAAGAAGGGAATGACGTTGAAGAAGCTGAAGCTGATATGATGACGAAAATCAATGGGGATGCAGATGATGGTCAAAATGTAGCCAACTCTACATCTGACACTGAAGATAATGATATCCGGGAGACGCTTAGCGATGATTCAGATAAAATacag GCACTACCTAAAAGtcagaagaaaaagaaaaacaagaaGAAATCATTCATACCGATGCCAGAAAGCGAAGGCAATGATAGTCATGACGAAATGAGCTTTAATGAGATCGAGGGACCTGTGAGAAGCCGAAAGgctaagaaatttaatatgctGAAAAGTCAAATACAGGCTAAAAAGGAGGCTAATCTCAAAAAAGGTTCTCAGTCCCAGACTTCAACTGAGAACTTATATGAAGTGTCAAGTACTACACCTACCGATGATGCACTGGCTGATTCCGTCTTACCAAAAGATAGACCAGCATTACCAAAAACACAAAGGAAtataaaaggtaaaaaattatttgaacggAAGCCATTGAGACCTAAAGCTAGCGAGACAGAAGATTCCAGCAGCGCTGTTAACTTAAGATGTCTGATTTGTCAAACGGATTTCCCatcgaaaaataaattatttgagcATTTGAAGAAAACAGGCCACTCGGTAGCCCTACCCCAAACTAGTTACACACAAAAAAAGGGTAAGAAAGGCAATAGGTAA
- the LOC116769508 gene encoding transmembrane protein 230-like, with product MSRFRLRRQYDGYVSVPHDDSGFSDAQFEVPPLKIPWKALSLAAFLFVVGTSLLIVGSLIVTGQIDTKYSDRLWPMIVLGCIMFLPGAYHMRIAYYAYKEYPGYSFGDIPEFE from the coding sequence ATGTCGAGGTTTAGACTGCGACGGCAATACGATGGGTATGTTTCTGTGCCTCATGATGATAGTGGATTTTCAGACGCTCAGTTTGAGGTGCCTCCTTTGAAGATACCCTGGAAAGCTCTAAGCTTGGCTGCTTTTCTATTTGTTGTGGGAACATCGTTATTGATTGTTGGAAGTCTTATAGTCACCGGTCAGATCGATACAAAGTATTCCGACCGTCTCTGGCCTATGATTGTTTTGGGCTGTATCATGTTTCTCCCTGGTGCATATCATATGAGGATAGCTTATTATGCTTACAAAGAGTATCCAGGATACAGTTTCGGAGACATTCCCGAGTTTGAATAG